The Tepidibacter aestuarii genome contains a region encoding:
- a CDS encoding methyl-accepting chemotaxis protein produces the protein MKLTIKTKLIAIILVVIIVPMSLLGTTSYLKAKKELKSQFKHSVEQLNNDIRQSIGNHFEGYEYGVDMISKNIDLREILNHPEYEPFLMELFKQYVESYKGVSQIYMGTIDGGFKIYPEVDLGSDFDPRTRPWYKKAIESQSVTWTNPYIDVVSGNLAISSAAPVYDNKGKLVGVVAVTIPLDKLSEKISSIKVGEKGYPYILNSNGTLITHKNPEKIGQQTSVPEILKGVSSNKDFGIVEYEYKEANGNVAKKIAVYTKMENLDWYIVSTIYIDDLEKSTKGILTNAILIGLFIVIVASIVGVLFANKISKPIKSIVANMNKVKDGDFTVKSDIRSNDEIGLLSDNFNIMIENVKSLLLDAKQVSEEVSDAATNLAATSEETSASAEEISKTVEEIARGASEQAMDAENGAKLVSNLDDKFNKLANNSDTMYKNANEAINVNEEGINVLNQLKERTDLNNESITKIEYAVRQLSEKSSNIEDILDTIRSIAHQTNLLALNASIEAARAGEEGKGFAVVADEIRKLAEGSSTATDEIKKIVDTIKEESENTVGIMKEVKIVSIDQTKSVKDVNNSFAKISKSIDNITNEIEEVNRFVIDIIKDKDSIVESIGNISAVSEETAAGSEEVTASVQQQAMAVEEVAKSAEKLNEFSLKLNEQINKFKI, from the coding sequence ATGAAACTCACAATAAAAACAAAGCTAATTGCAATAATTTTAGTAGTAATAATTGTACCTATGTCACTTTTAGGTACAACATCGTATTTAAAAGCAAAAAAAGAATTAAAAAGCCAATTTAAACATTCTGTAGAGCAGTTAAATAATGATATTAGACAGTCGATTGGAAATCATTTTGAAGGATATGAGTATGGAGTTGATATGATTAGTAAAAATATTGATCTTAGAGAAATTCTGAATCATCCTGAATATGAACCTTTTTTAATGGAATTATTTAAGCAATATGTAGAAAGTTATAAAGGGGTAAGCCAAATATATATGGGAACTATAGATGGTGGATTTAAAATTTATCCTGAAGTAGATTTGGGAAGTGATTTTGATCCAAGAACACGCCCGTGGTATAAAAAAGCAATTGAATCACAAAGTGTTACTTGGACTAATCCATACATAGATGTTGTTAGTGGTAACCTTGCAATTTCTAGTGCAGCCCCAGTATATGACAACAAAGGTAAATTAGTTGGGGTAGTAGCTGTAACGATACCATTAGATAAATTATCTGAAAAAATAAGTTCTATAAAAGTAGGAGAAAAGGGATATCCATACATTTTAAATTCTAATGGAACACTAATTACACATAAAAATCCTGAAAAAATAGGTCAACAGACAAGTGTACCAGAAATTTTAAAAGGTGTAAGTAGCAATAAAGATTTTGGAATTGTAGAATATGAATATAAAGAAGCTAATGGTAATGTAGCCAAAAAAATTGCTGTATATACAAAAATGGAAAATTTAGATTGGTACATAGTGTCAACAATATACATAGACGATCTGGAAAAATCTACTAAAGGCATACTTACGAATGCTATATTAATAGGATTATTTATAGTTATAGTAGCATCAATAGTAGGTGTACTATTTGCAAATAAAATTTCAAAACCTATAAAATCAATAGTGGCTAATATGAATAAAGTAAAAGATGGAGACTTTACAGTAAAATCAGATATTAGATCAAATGATGAAATAGGACTACTTTCAGACAATTTTAATATCATGATAGAAAATGTTAAATCTCTATTATTAGATGCAAAACAAGTAAGTGAAGAAGTATCAGATGCAGCAACAAATTTAGCAGCTACATCAGAAGAAACTAGTGCATCTGCTGAAGAAATATCCAAAACTGTAGAAGAAATAGCAAGAGGTGCAAGTGAACAAGCGATGGATGCAGAAAATGGAGCAAAGCTTGTATCTAATTTAGATGATAAATTTAATAAGCTAGCAAATAATAGTGATACTATGTATAAAAATGCTAATGAAGCAATTAATGTAAATGAAGAAGGTATTAATGTACTTAATCAGCTTAAAGAAAGAACTGATTTAAATAATGAATCTATCACAAAAATAGAATATGCAGTAAGACAATTGAGTGAAAAATCAAGTAACATTGAAGATATACTAGATACAATAAGGTCTATAGCACATCAAACAAATTTATTAGCACTAAATGCAAGTATAGAAGCGGCAAGAGCAGGAGAAGAAGGAAAGGGATTTGCAGTAGTAGCAGATGAAATAAGAAAACTTGCAGAAGGATCAAGTACTGCAACTGATGAAATAAAAAAAATAGTAGATACTATTAAAGAAGAAAGTGAAAATACAGTTGGTATTATGAAGGAAGTAAAAATTGTTTCTATAGATCAAACAAAATCTGTAAAAGATGTAAATAATTCTTTTGCTAAAATATCTAAATCAATAGATAATATTACAAATGAAATAGAAGAAGTTAATAGATTTGTAATAGATATAATAAAAGATAAGGATTCAATAGTAGAGTCTATAGGAAATATATCAGCCGTATCGGAAGAAACGGCAGCAGGATCAGAGGAGGTTACGGCATCTGTTCAGCAACAGGCCATGGCAGTCGAAGAAGTAGCAAAAAGTGCAGAAAAGTTAAATGAGTTTTCTTTAAAACTTAATGAGCAAATAAATAAATTTAAAATATAA
- a CDS encoding methyl-accepting chemotaxis protein — MIDKILTKFAFKWKIISIVLTLFFISTSILMGVSIKIVNDKLEDEITKNGMNLAEQIENQIEGSKEVEKMLQSIIDDKIITSCSMIKYMDINNISNENIVQLVSDLGISEISIIGPDRIIDYSNVPANIGWEYPVGHAMDSVFDGGSDTYLEDPRENPLDGKLYKFGGISLGNGYFVQAGVSVDIIEDFKKNVNIQSTLTKATEDESVLYAVQIDKTGLAVAGTNEVVGKTYDDDVTKSAAINGKAASNKWFDEELGIWAYDVQIPFYEDGKHIGSIDVGLSLDSLTDAKNDIIKTSIIMSVVIILLVSLILYFAIGYAMKPLRITSGNIQRIAEGDFTESMDLNILKYNDEIGYIANSVQKMQEELKNLVSNIKNSSYEMTSQSDSLAEITDQSNQAMSIIAQSVEQIALSASDQAKDAQSVAISTEELGIKINTSTEVIDEAVCLTNETDKICKEGSIIIFDLYEKTENSKKKNRDVHGIIEEVNIATGNAESITSLITQISEQTNLLALNASIEAARAGEAGKGFAVVAEEIRKLAENTGNATKDISEIINNIQIKAVNAVSIMNEVNHMTESNDKAIDNTGNAFKKIEQKLEELVSKIIEVKQVSNDISDNKEVIIDSIQNISAITEETSAGTEEVSASTEEQLASIREIMSLAKTSNELARELQNNVERFKIE; from the coding sequence ATGATTGATAAGATATTAACGAAGTTTGCGTTTAAATGGAAAATTATAAGTATTGTATTGACGTTATTTTTTATTTCTACTTCGATTCTTATGGGGGTATCTATCAAAATAGTTAATGATAAGCTAGAAGATGAAATAACAAAGAATGGTATGAATTTAGCTGAACAGATAGAAAATCAGATAGAGGGAAGTAAAGAAGTTGAAAAAATGTTACAAAGTATAATAGATGATAAGATTATAACTTCATGTTCTATGATAAAGTACATGGATATAAATAATATCTCTAATGAAAATATAGTTCAACTAGTTTCTGATTTGGGGATATCGGAAATAAGTATAATAGGTCCAGATAGAATTATAGATTATTCTAATGTCCCTGCTAATATAGGTTGGGAATATCCTGTTGGGCACGCCATGGATAGTGTATTTGATGGGGGTTCAGATACTTATTTAGAGGACCCAAGAGAAAATCCGCTTGATGGAAAACTTTATAAATTTGGAGGTATTAGTTTAGGTAATGGCTATTTTGTACAGGCTGGTGTTTCTGTAGATATAATAGAAGATTTTAAGAAAAATGTTAACATCCAAAGTACACTTACAAAAGCAACAGAAGATGAAAGTGTATTATATGCTGTACAGATTGATAAAACTGGTTTAGCAGTTGCTGGTACTAATGAGGTAGTTGGTAAAACATATGATGATGATGTAACAAAATCAGCAGCTATAAATGGAAAGGCAGCTTCGAATAAGTGGTTTGATGAAGAATTAGGCATTTGGGCATATGATGTACAAATTCCGTTCTATGAAGATGGAAAACATATTGGTTCTATTGATGTAGGATTATCATTAGATTCTTTGACAGATGCTAAAAATGATATTATTAAAACTTCTATTATAATGTCAGTAGTTATAATTTTATTAGTTTCTCTAATATTATATTTTGCAATTGGGTATGCTATGAAGCCGTTAAGAATAACTTCTGGTAATATTCAAAGAATTGCAGAAGGAGATTTTACGGAATCTATGGATTTGAATATACTAAAATATAATGATGAAATAGGATATATAGCTAATTCAGTTCAAAAGATGCAAGAAGAATTAAAGAATCTTGTAAGTAATATTAAAAATAGCTCTTATGAAATGACCAGTCAATCTGATAGTTTAGCTGAAATTACTGATCAGTCCAATCAGGCTATGAGTATTATTGCTCAGTCGGTTGAACAGATAGCATTAAGTGCATCGGACCAAGCAAAAGATGCTCAATCAGTTGCAATTAGTACAGAGGAATTGGGTATAAAAATCAATACTTCTACTGAGGTTATTGATGAAGCTGTTTGTTTAACAAATGAAACGGATAAGATATGTAAAGAAGGTAGTATTATTATATTTGATTTATATGAGAAAACAGAAAATAGTAAAAAGAAGAATAGGGATGTTCACGGTATTATTGAAGAAGTAAACATCGCAACTGGAAACGCAGAGAGTATTACAAGTCTTATAACTCAGATTTCAGAACAAACCAATTTGTTAGCTCTTAATGCAAGTATAGAAGCTGCTAGAGCAGGAGAAGCCGGTAAAGGGTTTGCTGTAGTTGCAGAAGAAATTAGAAAATTAGCAGAAAATACAGGAAATGCAACTAAGGATATAAGCGAAATAATAAATAATATACAAATAAAAGCAGTGAATGCTGTAAGTATAATGAATGAAGTAAATCATATGACAGAAAGTAATGATAAAGCTATTGATAATACAGGTAATGCATTCAAAAAAATTGAACAGAAGTTAGAAGAACTTGTATCAAAAATAATTGAAGTAAAACAGGTTAGTAATGATATTTCTGATAATAAAGAAGTTATTATCGATTCTATACAAAATATATCAGCAATAACAGAAGAAACTTCAGCGGGAACAGAAGAAGTCTCAGCTTCAACAGAAGAACAGCTAGCGTCTATAAGAGAGATAATGTCATTAGCTAAGACTTCAAATGAATTGGCTAGGGAGCTTCAAAATAATGTAGAGAGATTTAAAATTGAATAG
- a CDS encoding GerAB/ArcD/ProY family transporter, with translation MDKEIISDRKAISIYIIFLSGTAIIYTRGIQAKQDIWIACILGLIMALPIIFMYVRIHNIFPNRDLFEVVEICFGRFIGTIIILLYIWYAYVIAAVILREYLEFYVTVTMRQTPGIVPASIQALLAAWLVKVGIDTIGGWSEVFTHILIAFVFMTILLLILGGDIEINNLRPTLVSGIKPILRGAFSVLSFPLTQVVVLTMIFSNLKSKASYFKVYTIGTIIGFILVFLVFVANVAVLGVGLASDKYYTLTVTAARVDIGDFVQRVEILANTMFVLGGVLKLSIFILAICKGISYIFKCTGYRFLVIPVTLHVINLNVFIFTDIADMVKWLEYTIDYYHLFFHVFIPIIIWIGCEIKHRKMIQNEVN, from the coding sequence ATGGATAAAGAAATTATTTCAGATAGAAAGGCTATAAGCATATATATAATATTTTTATCAGGAACTGCAATTATATATACAAGAGGTATACAGGCTAAACAGGATATATGGATAGCATGTATATTAGGGCTTATTATGGCATTACCAATTATATTTATGTATGTACGAATACATAATATATTTCCAAATAGAGACTTATTTGAAGTTGTTGAAATATGTTTTGGTAGGTTTATAGGAACTATAATTATACTATTATATATATGGTATGCTTATGTTATAGCAGCTGTTATATTGAGAGAATACTTAGAGTTTTATGTAACAGTAACAATGCGGCAAACACCAGGTATAGTACCAGCCTCTATACAAGCCTTGTTAGCAGCTTGGCTAGTAAAAGTAGGAATTGATACAATAGGAGGATGGTCAGAGGTATTTACACATATATTAATAGCTTTTGTATTTATGACAATATTACTACTAATATTAGGTGGTGATATAGAAATAAATAATCTTAGACCTACTTTAGTTTCAGGTATAAAACCAATATTAAGGGGTGCTTTTTCGGTACTCTCATTTCCTTTAACACAAGTAGTTGTACTTACTATGATATTTTCAAACCTTAAAAGCAAGGCATCTTATTTTAAAGTATATACAATAGGTACTATAATAGGATTTATATTAGTATTTTTAGTATTTGTAGCAAATGTTGCAGTATTAGGAGTAGGATTAGCATCAGATAAATATTATACATTGACTGTAACTGCAGCAAGAGTAGATATAGGAGATTTTGTACAGCGGGTAGAAATATTAGCAAATACTATGTTCGTATTAGGAGGAGTATTAAAGCTTAGTATATTTATATTAGCTATATGTAAGGGTATTAGTTATATATTTAAATGTACAGGTTATCGTTTTTTAGTAATACCTGTAACACTGCACGTAATTAATCTAAATGTTTTTATATTTACAGATATAGCTGATATGGTTAAATGGTTAGAATATACTATAGATTACTATCATTTATTTTTCCATGTTTTTATACCTATTATCATATGGATAGGGTGCGAGATAAAACATAGGAAAATGATTCAAAATGAAGTTAACTAA
- a CDS encoding Mrp/NBP35 family ATP-binding protein, producing MGECNSCPSSETCSKDKDTCMLEYNSLSNVKNIIGVMSGKGGVGKSTVSALIAKHLSEEGYKVGVLDADITGPSIPRLLGVSKEKVMVSDNVMYPAKTKDNISVLSLNLLMDENQPVIWRGPMIAGVVKQFWTDTYWAELDYLIIDMPPGTGDVALTVMQSIPIDGVVMVSIPQDMVSMIVSKAVSMARQMNINVYGVVENMSYIKCPDCDKKIKLFSDEESDNFLEKMDLELLGELPMTKSVSGLEKNTDKPLDKEVKEVMENIASKVLKKATN from the coding sequence ATGGGAGAATGCAATTCTTGTCCAAGTAGTGAAACATGTTCTAAAGATAAAGATACATGTATGTTAGAATACAATTCATTAAGCAATGTGAAAAATATTATAGGAGTTATGAGCGGAAAGGGTGGAGTTGGTAAGTCAACTGTATCAGCACTTATAGCTAAGCATTTGAGTGAGGAAGGATACAAGGTTGGTGTTCTTGATGCAGATATAACAGGACCTAGTATTCCAAGACTTTTAGGAGTTAGCAAGGAAAAGGTTATGGTATCTGATAATGTTATGTACCCAGCTAAAACTAAGGATAATATAAGTGTATTATCTCTTAATTTATTGATGGATGAAAATCAACCTGTAATATGGAGAGGTCCTATGATTGCTGGTGTTGTTAAGCAGTTTTGGACAGATACATATTGGGCAGAGTTAGATTATTTAATAATAGATATGCCTCCTGGAACAGGAGATGTTGCACTTACAGTTATGCAATCAATTCCTATAGATGGAGTTGTAATGGTTTCTATTCCTCAAGATATGGTTTCTATGATAGTATCAAAAGCTGTAAGTATGGCAAGACAAATGAATATAAATGTGTATGGGGTAGTTGAAAATATGAGCTATATAAAATGTCCTGACTGTGATAAGAAAATAAAACTGTTCAGTGATGAAGAAAGTGACAATTTCTTAGAAAAAATGGATCTTGAACTTTTAGGAGAGCTTCCTATGACTAAAAGTGTAAGTGGACTTGAGAAAAATACTGATAAGCCTCTAGATAAAGAAGTTAAAGAAGTTATGGAAAATATAGCAAGTAAAGTATTAAAAAAAGCTACTAACTAA
- a CDS encoding NifB/NifX family molybdenum-iron cluster-binding protein: MNIAVSAFKENKDSSLDKRFGRCEWFQIYNQEKELIKAVKNEGQISGSGAGVAAAQQIIDEGIDVVITGNLGPNAFKILKKANIKAYKCSDISVEEAVNMLNKGELEEIEAAGKAHHGMNV, from the coding sequence ATGAATATAGCTGTATCAGCTTTTAAAGAAAATAAAGATAGTTCACTAGATAAGAGATTTGGAAGATGCGAGTGGTTTCAAATATACAACCAAGAAAAAGAATTAATAAAGGCTGTAAAAAATGAAGGACAAATATCTGGATCAGGAGCGGGAGTTGCAGCTGCACAGCAGATTATAGATGAGGGTATAGATGTTGTTATAACTGGAAACCTTGGACCTAATGCATTTAAGATACTTAAAAAAGCGAATATAAAGGCTTATAAATGTAGTGATATTTCTGTTGAAGAAGCTGTAAATATGCTAAATAAGGGTGAACTTGAAGAAATTGAAGCAGCAGGCAAAGCTCATCACGGGATGAATGTATAA
- a CDS encoding P-loop NTPase codes for MNIAVLSGKGGTGKTTVSTNIALALNANYIDCDVEEPNGFLFLQPSIESVDSVSVEYPDIDYDKCTGCGKCVKSCDFNALINVKDEIMVFDKLCHSCGACEIVCKSNAIKYKFREIGKIEEGKKSDIKCTRGILNIGEPMAVPIIKKVLDNIETDINIIDCPPGTSCNVVNSLKYADMGILVTEPTEFGIHDLKMAVALVRMFDIPFGIVINKDNEENNIARKYCEGENIDIIGSIPYSKDIAKIYSRGELLYEDLKYKSIFDEIAQSIKGVFSWN; via the coding sequence TTGAATATAGCTGTACTTAGTGGGAAAGGCGGAACAGGAAAGACTACAGTTTCAACAAATATAGCTTTAGCCTTAAATGCGAATTATATAGACTGTGATGTAGAAGAGCCTAATGGTTTTTTATTTTTACAGCCTAGTATAGAGAGCGTAGATAGTGTTTCGGTTGAATACCCTGATATAGACTACGATAAGTGTACAGGATGCGGTAAATGTGTTAAAAGCTGTGATTTCAATGCTTTAATTAATGTAAAAGATGAAATTATGGTGTTTGATAAACTATGTCATTCATGTGGAGCGTGTGAGATAGTATGCAAATCTAATGCTATAAAGTATAAGTTTAGAGAGATTGGAAAAATAGAAGAGGGTAAAAAATCAGATATAAAATGCACTAGAGGAATTTTGAATATAGGAGAGCCTATGGCAGTTCCTATAATAAAAAAGGTTTTAGATAATATTGAAACTGATATAAATATAATAGATTGCCCTCCAGGAACATCTTGTAATGTAGTTAATTCTTTAAAATATGCAGATATGGGAATTTTAGTAACAGAACCAACAGAATTTGGAATTCACGATCTTAAGATGGCTGTTGCGCTTGTTAGAATGTTTGATATTCCATTCGGAATAGTCATAAATAAAGATAATGAAGAAAATAATATAGCTAGAAAATACTGTGAAGGTGAAAACATAGATATAATAGGCAGTATTCCATATAGTAAGGATATAGCTAAGATATACTCAAGAGGAGAACTTCTATACGAAGATTTGAAGTATAAGAGTATATTCGATGAAATAGCCCAAAGCATAAAGGGAGTGTTTTCATGGAATTAG
- a CDS encoding ATP-binding protein produces the protein MELVVLSGKGGTGKTTIATALCELNEKVVRVDCDVDAPNLYLYYDGEDIKEKDFFKGKKATIDRSYCMECLKCEDICRFGAIKNLNIDHFLCEGCGACTHVCEHGAINLDDEKTAQTFITKLDNGIISRAKMEIGSDGSGLLISDIRNNAKKFNENSDLIIIDGSPGIGCPVISSITGANMALIVTEPTKSGLEDLTRVVSLCTHFGILTMVCINKCDMNEEIGFEIKEFIKNKNLKLVGEIPYDETVVKSINELKPITLYKDSIANRAIQNMWVNIKKLGGI, from the coding sequence ATGGAATTAGTGGTGTTAAGTGGTAAAGGTGGAACAGGAAAAACTACAATTGCTACTGCTTTATGTGAGCTAAATGAAAAAGTAGTTAGGGTGGATTGTGATGTAGATGCACCTAACTTATATCTTTATTATGATGGAGAAGATATTAAAGAGAAAGATTTTTTTAAGGGAAAAAAAGCTACTATAGATAGATCTTATTGTATGGAATGTTTAAAGTGTGAGGATATATGTAGATTTGGTGCTATAAAAAATTTAAATATAGATCATTTTTTATGTGAAGGATGTGGAGCTTGTACACATGTATGTGAGCATGGCGCCATAAACTTAGATGATGAAAAAACTGCTCAAACATTTATAACAAAGCTTGATAACGGAATAATATCAAGAGCCAAAATGGAAATAGGAAGCGATGGATCAGGACTTTTAATATCGGATATTAGGAATAATGCTAAAAAATTTAATGAAAACAGTGATCTGATTATAATAGATGGATCTCCTGGGATTGGATGTCCTGTTATATCTTCAATAACAGGAGCTAATATGGCGTTAATAGTTACAGAGCCTACAAAATCAGGACTTGAGGATTTAACTAGGGTAGTTTCATTATGTACTCACTTTGGTATACTTACTATGGTATGTATAAACAAATGTGACATGAATGAAGAAATAGGCTTTGAAATAAAAGAATTTATAAAAAATAAAAACCTGAAATTAGTTGGAGAAATTCCATATGATGAGACTGTAGTTAAGTCTATAAATGAGTTGAAGCCAATAACATTATATAAAGATAGTATAGCTAATAGAGCTATACAAAACATGTGGGTAAATATTAAAAAATTAGGAGGAATTTAA
- a CDS encoding NifB/NifX family molybdenum-iron cluster-binding protein, whose protein sequence is MKIAVASDNKMVSGHFGHCEGFSIYESEDNKILKSEFVENPGHRPGFLPVFLKELKVDVIIAGGMGATAQDLFRENNIEVIVGASGLADESIQNYIDGNLKSTNSVCTEHEHEGSCNG, encoded by the coding sequence ATGAAAATAGCAGTTGCCAGTGATAATAAAATGGTTAGTGGACACTTTGGACACTGTGAGGGATTTAGCATATATGAGTCAGAGGATAATAAGATTTTAAAAAGTGAATTTGTTGAAAATCCAGGACATAGACCAGGTTTTTTGCCAGTATTCTTAAAAGAGCTAAAAGTTGATGTTATAATAGCTGGAGGTATGGGAGCTACAGCTCAAGATTTATTTAGAGAAAATAATATAGAGGTTATCGTTGGTGCAAGTGGTCTTGCTGATGAATCAATACAAAATTATATAGATGGGAATTTAAAATCAACTAATAGTGTATGTACAGAACATGAACATGAGGGAAGTTGTAACGGCTAA
- a CDS encoding DUF134 domain-containing protein has translation MARPTKVRTVEFFPENNYFVPVGKQKCDIEEVEVKIEELEAMRLKDIEGLNQEECAKKMQVSRQTFQNIIDSARKKVAVSLTEGKAIRISGGHYTTKHCRFKCMDCGNEYNIKYSQDKKSCPDCGLNKVTCTKKVGLCKKLCEDK, from the coding sequence ATGGCAAGACCTACAAAGGTTAGGACAGTAGAATTTTTTCCGGAAAATAATTATTTTGTTCCAGTTGGAAAACAAAAATGTGATATAGAAGAAGTTGAAGTAAAGATAGAAGAACTTGAAGCTATGAGACTTAAGGACATAGAGGGATTGAATCAAGAAGAATGTGCAAAGAAAATGCAGGTTTCTAGACAGACATTTCAGAATATAATAGACAGTGCTCGTAAAAAGGTAGCTGTATCACTAACTGAGGGAAAAGCTATAAGAATAAGTGGAGGACACTATACTACGAAGCACTGTAGGTTTAAATGTATGGACTGTGGGAATGAGTATAATATAAAATACAGTCAAGATAAAAAATCATGTCCTGATTGTGGATTAAATAAGGTTACTTGTACAAAAAAAGTTGGATTGTGCAAAAAGTTATGTGAAGATAAATAA
- the thiD gene encoding bifunctional hydroxymethylpyrimidine kinase/phosphomethylpyrimidine kinase, with protein sequence MNIKKDYRVPVLTIAGSDSSGGAGIQADLKTFSALKTFGMSVITAITAQNTKGVFAVEEISKEIIKKQIEVIFEDIHPKALKIGMVSSPEIIKEIADTLSKYDVNNLVIDPVMISKSGYSLLKPEAKKNLINYLIPMAYIITPNTMEAEEITGVHIQNLEDMKKAAEKLLELGPKYVLVKGGHLDGDAVDLLMGDGVCELFESKRLDRKNTHGTGCTLSSAIVTQLAHGYDIKQAVRNSKEYITNAIENSFDIGHGVGPVHHFYEFDKGGNQ encoded by the coding sequence ATGAATATCAAAAAAGATTATAGAGTACCAGTACTGACAATAGCAGGATCAGACTCATCTGGAGGAGCGGGTATCCAAGCGGATTTAAAAACGTTTAGTGCTCTTAAAACTTTTGGAATGAGTGTTATAACAGCAATTACAGCTCAAAACACTAAAGGTGTATTTGCTGTAGAAGAGATTAGCAAAGAGATAATAAAAAAGCAAATAGAAGTAATATTTGAAGATATTCATCCAAAGGCTTTGAAAATAGGGATGGTTTCAAGCCCTGAGATAATAAAAGAAATAGCAGATACATTGAGCAAATATGATGTTAATAATCTTGTAATAGATCCAGTTATGATTTCAAAGAGTGGATATTCTTTATTAAAACCAGAAGCCAAAAAAAATCTTATAAATTACTTAATACCAATGGCTTATATTATAACTCCTAATACTATGGAAGCTGAGGAGATAACAGGTGTACATATTCAAAACTTAGAAGATATGAAAAAAGCTGCTGAGAAATTATTAGAGCTTGGACCTAAGTATGTATTGGTTAAAGGCGGTCACTTAGATGGTGATGCTGTTGATTTATTAATGGGTGATGGTGTATGTGAATTGTTTGAATCTAAAAGACTTGATAGAAAAAATACTCATGGAACAGGATGTACATTATCATCAGCTATAGTCACTCAATTAGCACATGGATATGATATAAAACAAGCAGTTAGAAACAGTAAGGAGTACATAACAAATGCGATAGAAAATAGCTTTGATATAGGCCATGGGGTAGGTCCTGTTCATCACTTTTATGAATTTGACAAAGGAGGAAATCAATAG
- the thiM gene encoding hydroxyethylthiazole kinase translates to MYKLINKVKEVSPLVVHYTNEVTINDCANMTLAIGASPLMSYSYEELEDVINIASSVVINIGTMNTSHLDLFVKASKYANKIGKKLVLDPVGVFASNKRQEIVKKLLEEAKFDVIKGNMAEIKFIGGQQVNGQGVDSHEECDDIEYLKKTSKRFSTTLAITGKTDIIVNNDRVVKIHNGTPKLKSVTGTGCMINSLIGSFLGVSDNNMDAAIIGTLCMSLAGELADKAEVAIGSFKVNLFDNIYTLTEDKIRNLGKVETV, encoded by the coding sequence GTGTATAAATTAATAAACAAGGTAAAGGAAGTATCGCCATTAGTAGTTCACTATACTAATGAAGTTACTATAAATGATTGCGCAAATATGACTTTGGCAATAGGGGCGAGTCCTTTAATGAGCTATTCATATGAAGAATTAGAAGACGTAATAAATATTGCAAGTTCAGTTGTTATAAACATAGGAACTATGAATACTTCTCACTTAGATTTATTTGTAAAAGCATCAAAATATGCAAATAAAATTGGAAAAAAACTTGTATTAGATCCTGTTGGCGTATTTGCATCAAACAAAAGACAAGAAATAGTAAAAAAGCTTTTGGAAGAAGCAAAATTCGATGTTATTAAAGGTAATATGGCAGAAATAAAATTCATAGGGGGACAACAGGTCAATGGACAAGGTGTTGATTCTCACGAGGAATGTGATGACATTGAATATCTAAAAAAAACAAGTAAAAGATTTAGTACGACATTAGCTATAACAGGTAAAACTGATATTATAGTAAATAATGATAGGGTTGTAAAAATACATAATGGAACACCAAAGTTAAAGAGTGTAACGGGAACAGGATGTATGATAAATAGCTTAATAGGAAGTTTTTTAGGTGTTAGTGATAATAATATGGATGCTGCTATTATAGGAACATTGTGCATGTCATTAGCAGGTGAGCTAGCGGATAAAGCTGAGGTTGCAATTGGGTCATTTAAGGTAAATTTATTTGATAATATATATACACTTACAGAAGATAAAATAAGAAATCTTGGAAAGGTTGAGACTGTATGA